Proteins co-encoded in one Nitrospiraceae bacterium genomic window:
- the secD gene encoding protein translocase subunit SecD, giving the protein MKKVGGRLLALVTMVVASVIFFLPSYQPLYQELPRWVRNILPDKGITLGLDLQGGIHLVLEVEEDRAVEIAVERTVVALQDHLVEKKIPAESVKRTGASRITIGFQNAELKAQIQKLLDDFPTYLEVESAGSGNSVVWDLREAEIKRIKDSAINQALETIRNRIDQFGVAEPLIQRQGLKQLVVQLPGIKDPKLAKDLIKQTALLEFKLLDEENQLKVDMPGRIQKGKEREEAFFKQVEGKVPEGDQILFERVTDKDGGQEWLVPYLVKKRVMLAGDVLSDARVSIGQFNEPYVSITFDAKGAREFDRITGESVKRRMAIVLDNNIYSAPVIQERITGGRAQITGTFSMEEANNLAIVLRAGALPAPLKIIQDLTVGPSLGRDSIEKGVHATLFAGLLVVVFMAIYYRLSGVIADFALLLNLICLIGSLAALNATLTLPGIAGIILTIGMGVDSNVLIFERIREELRQGKPVRLAIDGGYDKALLTIVDSHVTTLITGFALFLFGTGPIKGFAVTLCLGIAINLFTALVGTKVVFDLLNQRKKIEQLSI; this is encoded by the coding sequence ATGAAGAAAGTTGGCGGACGGTTGTTAGCCTTGGTGACGATGGTCGTCGCCTCGGTCATCTTTTTCTTGCCCTCGTATCAACCGCTGTATCAGGAATTGCCGCGGTGGGTGCGGAATATTTTGCCGGATAAGGGCATCACGCTCGGCTTGGACCTGCAGGGCGGTATTCACTTGGTGCTCGAGGTGGAAGAGGACCGGGCGGTGGAGATTGCCGTGGAGCGGACGGTGGTGGCGCTCCAAGATCACTTGGTCGAGAAGAAAATTCCTGCAGAATCAGTCAAGCGGACCGGGGCCTCACGAATCACGATCGGGTTCCAGAACGCAGAGCTGAAGGCCCAGATCCAGAAGCTGCTGGATGATTTCCCGACCTACCTCGAAGTCGAGTCGGCCGGGTCCGGCAATTCGGTTGTGTGGGACTTGCGCGAGGCGGAGATCAAGCGGATCAAGGATTCCGCCATCAACCAAGCATTGGAAACCATTCGCAATCGCATCGACCAGTTCGGTGTGGCCGAGCCGCTCATTCAGCGCCAGGGGCTCAAACAACTCGTTGTCCAGTTACCGGGGATCAAGGATCCCAAGCTGGCTAAGGACCTGATCAAGCAGACCGCATTGCTCGAATTCAAGCTGCTCGATGAGGAGAACCAGCTCAAAGTGGATATGCCCGGGCGTATCCAGAAGGGCAAGGAGCGAGAAGAGGCCTTTTTCAAGCAGGTGGAAGGCAAGGTGCCGGAAGGCGATCAAATTCTCTTTGAACGCGTGACGGACAAGGACGGAGGCCAGGAATGGCTGGTGCCTTACCTGGTCAAGAAGCGGGTGATGTTGGCCGGAGACGTGCTGAGCGATGCCCGGGTGTCCATCGGACAATTCAACGAGCCCTATGTGTCGATCACCTTCGATGCGAAGGGTGCACGGGAGTTCGATCGGATTACGGGCGAGAGCGTGAAGCGGCGTATGGCCATCGTGCTCGACAACAATATTTACTCCGCCCCTGTGATCCAGGAGCGCATCACCGGCGGACGGGCGCAGATCACCGGCACCTTCTCAATGGAAGAAGCCAACAATCTGGCCATCGTCCTCCGCGCCGGCGCCCTGCCGGCTCCGCTGAAGATCATTCAGGACCTCACCGTCGGACCATCCCTGGGACGAGACTCGATTGAGAAAGGCGTGCATGCGACATTGTTCGCCGGTCTGCTTGTCGTCGTCTTCATGGCCATCTATTACCGGTTGTCCGGCGTGATTGCCGACTTCGCGCTGCTGTTGAACCTGATCTGCTTGATCGGGTCCCTCGCCGCGCTGAATGCGACCCTCACGCTCCCTGGCATCGCCGGCATCATTTTGACGATCGGAATGGGCGTCGATTCCAACGTGCTGATCTTCGAGCGCATTCGGGAAGAGTTGCGACAGGGCAAACCGGTCCGGCTCGCGATTGACGGCGGATACGATAAGGCGTTGCTGACGATCGTCGATTCCCACGTCACGACCCTGATCACCGGCTTTGCGCTGTTCCTCTTCGGCACCGGACCGATCAAAGGATTTGCCGTGACGCTTTGTCTCGGCATCGCGATCAACCTCTTTACCGCCCTGGTCGGGACCAAGGTCGTCTTCGACCTGTTGAACCAGCGCAAGAAAATCGAGCAGCTGAGTATTTAG
- the tgt gene encoding tRNA guanosine(34) transglycosylase Tgt — protein MLRFDIVHEDHESKARLGRLQTNRSTVDTPAFMPVGSLGNVRGVDVDELQKIGYGLILNNAYHMYLRPGHKIVQELGGLHGFTGWPHSILTDSGGFQVFSLAKFCKVTDEGVTFQSHIDGSARFISPETSIEIQESLGADIIMAFDHVVALPASADHVQDAARRTSLWARRCLTAKRRTDQSLFGIVQGGLDPAARVASARDLVSLAFDGYAVGGLSVGEEKADMYAMLDVTVPELPSAKPRYLMGVGMPEDLVEGVARGIDMFDCVVPSRHGRTGWLFTSFGRVVIKQAQYLRDEQPIDPACPCPVCAKYSRAYLHHLFGIKEMLGARLNTIHNLWFFARLMQDIRDAIKEGRFNEFRRRFYEMYKPDQPAGESRIDL, from the coding sequence ATGCTCAGGTTTGACATCGTCCATGAAGATCATGAGTCCAAGGCTAGGCTGGGACGACTACAGACCAACCGGAGTACCGTTGATACTCCGGCTTTCATGCCGGTCGGGTCGTTGGGAAATGTGCGGGGGGTGGATGTCGACGAACTGCAGAAGATTGGGTACGGCCTGATCCTGAACAATGCTTACCACATGTATTTACGGCCCGGCCACAAGATCGTTCAAGAATTGGGAGGGCTTCACGGATTTACCGGTTGGCCGCATTCGATCCTGACCGATAGCGGAGGCTTCCAGGTGTTCAGCCTGGCGAAGTTTTGCAAGGTGACCGACGAGGGCGTGACGTTCCAATCGCACATCGACGGATCGGCGCGGTTCATCAGCCCGGAAACCTCCATCGAGATTCAGGAATCTTTGGGTGCGGACATTATCATGGCATTCGACCACGTGGTGGCGTTGCCCGCGTCGGCCGACCACGTACAGGATGCCGCGCGTCGTACGTCCTTGTGGGCACGGCGTTGTCTGACGGCCAAGCGGCGAACGGATCAGTCCTTGTTCGGCATCGTGCAAGGGGGGCTGGATCCTGCGGCCCGTGTCGCGTCGGCGCGCGATCTCGTGTCCTTGGCGTTCGACGGCTATGCCGTCGGCGGCTTGTCGGTCGGTGAAGAGAAGGCCGATATGTACGCGATGCTTGACGTGACGGTGCCGGAACTCCCGAGTGCCAAACCGCGGTACCTGATGGGAGTCGGTATGCCTGAAGACCTCGTGGAGGGAGTTGCCAGGGGCATCGACATGTTCGACTGTGTGGTGCCGTCGCGACACGGGCGCACCGGCTGGCTGTTCACGTCATTCGGGCGTGTCGTTATCAAGCAGGCGCAGTACCTTCGGGATGAACAGCCCATCGATCCGGCTTGCCCCTGTCCCGTCTGTGCCAAATATTCTCGGGCCTACCTGCATCATCTCTTCGGAATTAAGGAGATGCTGGGAGCCCGGTTGAATACGATTCACAATCTATGGTTTTTCGCTCGGTTGATGCAGGACATCCGGGATGCGATCAAAGAAGGCCGGTTCAACGAGTTTCGCCGGCGGTTTTACGAAATGTATAAGCCCGACCAGCCGGCGGGAGAGTCCCGAATCGACCTGTAG
- a CDS encoding arginine--tRNA ligase, giving the protein MSQSVVQDKVIGALVRAIERAQQQGCLKGTALPAVTLDAPKRPEWGDLASTVAMSMSASEKRAPFEIAQIIIDHIEQRDALFERVDIARPGFLNLTLKRQVWFDVLREIEFLGAAYGESSIGKGRRVLVEYVSANPTGPLHVGHGRGAAVGQALVRLLRATGHDVASEYYINDAGRQMKMLGLSVFARYMELAGTPVPFPEDGYQGEYIRELAGRIKAVKGDALSTLPAPEAEGQARDLAYRELLDLIRRDLETFGITFESWFSEASLLSSGAVAQSLAELTRQGLLFEQDGALWFRSSAYGDEKDRVVRKQEGDFTYLASDMAYHRDKLKRGYDLLVDVWGADHHGYIPRMQAVVQAFGYPKERLKVVLVQMVNLLRGGKKVEMSKRAGEFITLREVMDEVGADAAKFFFLMRDSNSHLDFDLELAKQQSQENPVYYVQYAHARIASLRRVAASRGVACPLPTQAELDCLGDPDELAIIRKLSAYPMVVEASAMGLEPHRIAYYLRELAGMVHPFYNKHRILPSASEGDADDAAGATGEGRKQEAPNPGLTGARLALMWSVQQVIRNGLGVLGVEAPDQM; this is encoded by the coding sequence GTGAGTCAGAGTGTCGTGCAAGATAAGGTGATCGGCGCGTTGGTTCGCGCCATTGAACGAGCCCAACAACAGGGGTGCCTGAAGGGTACCGCTCTTCCTGCCGTGACCCTTGATGCCCCGAAGCGCCCGGAATGGGGGGATCTCGCTTCGACCGTTGCGATGTCGATGTCGGCATCCGAGAAGCGGGCTCCGTTTGAGATCGCGCAAATCATCATCGATCACATAGAGCAACGAGACGCGCTGTTCGAGCGAGTAGACATCGCCCGGCCCGGTTTTCTCAACCTTACCCTCAAGCGGCAGGTGTGGTTCGATGTCCTTCGTGAGATCGAATTCCTGGGGGCGGCATACGGTGAATCCAGCATCGGGAAAGGCCGACGGGTTTTGGTCGAGTATGTGAGCGCCAATCCTACCGGCCCCTTGCATGTAGGCCACGGGCGAGGAGCGGCGGTTGGCCAAGCGTTGGTCCGCCTGTTGCGGGCCACAGGGCACGATGTCGCAAGCGAATACTACATCAATGACGCGGGCCGTCAGATGAAAATGTTGGGCCTCTCCGTGTTTGCGCGCTACATGGAATTGGCTGGAACGCCGGTCCCATTTCCGGAGGATGGATACCAGGGCGAGTATATCCGCGAATTGGCCGGTCGCATCAAGGCTGTGAAGGGGGATGCCCTATCAACGCTGCCGGCGCCGGAAGCCGAGGGGCAAGCCAGGGATCTTGCCTATCGTGAACTGCTGGATCTAATTCGCCGGGACCTTGAGACATTCGGCATCACATTCGAATCCTGGTTCAGCGAAGCCTCGCTGCTGTCTTCAGGAGCGGTCGCCCAGTCGCTGGCCGAACTCACCAGGCAGGGCCTGCTGTTTGAGCAGGATGGCGCGCTGTGGTTTCGCTCTTCTGCCTATGGAGATGAGAAAGACCGCGTCGTACGGAAACAGGAAGGTGACTTTACATACCTGGCGTCGGACATGGCCTACCACCGCGACAAGCTCAAGCGTGGCTACGATCTGCTGGTGGATGTCTGGGGGGCCGACCACCATGGGTATATCCCCCGTATGCAGGCGGTGGTACAGGCCTTTGGGTATCCCAAGGAACGCCTGAAGGTCGTGCTCGTGCAAATGGTGAATCTGCTCCGCGGCGGGAAGAAGGTGGAAATGTCCAAGCGGGCGGGGGAGTTTATAACCTTGCGCGAGGTTATGGATGAAGTCGGGGCCGATGCGGCAAAGTTCTTTTTCCTGATGCGGGATTCGAATTCACATCTGGATTTCGATCTTGAACTGGCTAAGCAACAGTCCCAGGAGAACCCGGTCTACTACGTGCAGTACGCCCACGCGAGAATCGCAAGCCTGCGCCGCGTGGCCGCGTCACGAGGGGTCGCCTGTCCGTTGCCCACCCAGGCGGAATTGGACTGTCTGGGGGATCCGGACGAACTCGCCATTATCCGAAAATTGTCTGCCTATCCGATGGTAGTGGAAGCCAGTGCGATGGGGCTGGAGCCGCACCGGATCGCCTACTACCTGCGCGAATTGGCCGGGATGGTGCATCCGTTCTACAACAAGCATCGAATTCTCCCCTCCGCCAGCGAAGGGGATGCCGACGATGCCGCCGGCGCAACCGGCGAAGGGCGCAAGCAGGAGGCACCCAATCCAGGTTTGACCGGTGCGCGTCTCGCGTTGATGTGGAGCGTCCAGCAGGTGATCCGCAACGGCCTAGGGGTCTTGGGCGTCGAGGCCCCAGATCAGATGTAG
- the yajC gene encoding preprotein translocase subunit YajC — MWESVAWAQGTSGGTGPGSSLLSLVPFVLIFVIFYFMLILPQQKRQKQLKSMIEGLKKGDKVVTASGIWGTITNMGKETVTLQIADNTKIKIQKEHIARLRGEEED, encoded by the coding sequence ATGTGGGAATCGGTCGCGTGGGCGCAGGGAACATCCGGAGGCACGGGGCCGGGAAGCAGTTTGCTGTCCCTGGTTCCCTTCGTGCTGATCTTCGTCATTTTTTATTTCATGCTGATTTTGCCGCAACAAAAGCGCCAGAAGCAGCTCAAGTCGATGATTGAAGGGTTGAAGAAGGGTGACAAGGTGGTCACGGCGTCCGGCATCTGGGGAACCATTACCAATATGGGCAAAGAGACGGTGACCCTGCAGATCGCGGATAACACCAAAATCAAAATCCAAAAAGAGCATATTGCTCGGCTGCGCGGCGAGGAAGAAGACTAG
- the secF gene encoding protein translocase subunit SecF: MFQILGKTNVDFMGKRNIAFAFSGVLVLLGIIAVIQIARGAANLGIDFAGGTAVQLKFEQPIRIDEARKALEANGLGTAELQEFAQDNKLLIRMKASTTIEEKVAERVTAVFTKEFPGNKFVIDSSTEIGPTIGKKLQEDALIAVLISFVGIILYIAVRFELRFGVAAALATFHDVLAVLGAFYILDREITLLVITALLTLAGYSLTDTVVVFDRIRENLRTRRREQEGEIINNAINQVLSRTIVTSLTVVIVLIPLTLSGGEVLHDFSLALLWGVIFGTYSSVFVASPLLLLWPGSAGSLIKRA; this comes from the coding sequence ATGTTCCAGATTCTGGGAAAGACGAATGTCGATTTCATGGGCAAGCGCAACATCGCGTTTGCCTTCTCTGGAGTACTAGTTCTCCTGGGCATCATTGCGGTCATTCAGATTGCGCGTGGGGCCGCCAATCTGGGGATCGATTTCGCCGGCGGAACGGCGGTGCAATTGAAGTTTGAGCAGCCGATTCGAATCGATGAAGCGCGCAAGGCCTTGGAAGCCAACGGGCTTGGAACGGCGGAGTTGCAGGAGTTCGCGCAGGATAACAAGTTGCTGATCCGGATGAAGGCCTCGACCACCATCGAGGAAAAAGTCGCGGAGCGGGTGACGGCGGTCTTCACCAAAGAATTTCCGGGCAACAAATTCGTGATCGACTCGAGCACCGAGATCGGTCCTACGATCGGGAAGAAGCTGCAGGAAGATGCGCTCATCGCGGTGTTGATTTCATTCGTCGGCATCATCTTGTACATCGCCGTGCGCTTCGAGCTCCGATTTGGGGTCGCCGCTGCGCTCGCCACGTTTCACGACGTACTGGCGGTGCTCGGGGCGTTCTACATACTGGATCGGGAGATTACGCTGCTCGTGATTACCGCGTTATTGACGTTGGCCGGGTATTCGCTCACGGACACTGTTGTGGTGTTCGACCGCATCCGTGAGAATTTGCGGACGCGCCGGCGCGAGCAGGAAGGCGAGATCATCAACAACGCCATCAATCAGGTTCTCAGCCGCACCATCGTGACGAGTCTCACGGTGGTGATCGTGCTGATCCCGCTCACCCTGTCCGGCGGCGAAGTGCTGCACGACTTCTCCCTCGCTCTGCTGTGGGGGGTAATTTTTGGAACCTACTCCTCCGTATTCGTGGCCAGCCCCTTGTTGCTGCTGTGGCCAGGCAGCGCCGGCAGCTTGATCAAGCGCGCATAG
- a CDS encoding molybdenum cofactor guanylyltransferase: protein MGRDKRFLAVSGRSLFDRTLDVLESVFKEIIVVLAEPVPELDVRGFQVVYDAIPNCGSLGGLYTGLRSTPLPRVFAVACDMPFLNPSLVRYFSKFDSSADIVVAELATGVHPMHAVYSQKCRPLLEAMAQRGDLKIQRLFLEPDLLVRVVREAELAPLDPGLRSFQNINTPQDLALAESLLPPVS from the coding sequence ATGGGGCGTGACAAACGCTTTCTGGCAGTGTCTGGCCGATCCTTGTTTGATCGCACGTTGGATGTCTTGGAGTCGGTGTTCAAAGAGATCATCGTGGTGCTGGCCGAGCCAGTTCCCGAATTGGATGTCAGGGGATTTCAGGTGGTTTATGATGCAATCCCGAATTGCGGGAGCCTCGGCGGGTTATATACGGGATTGCGATCCACCCCATTGCCGCGCGTTTTCGCAGTGGCGTGTGACATGCCGTTTCTCAATCCCAGCCTCGTCAGGTACTTCTCCAAGTTCGACTCGTCCGCGGACATTGTCGTCGCTGAGCTGGCGACCGGTGTCCATCCCATGCATGCGGTGTATTCGCAGAAGTGTCGACCACTACTTGAGGCTATGGCGCAGCGGGGGGATCTGAAGATTCAACGGTTGTTCCTCGAACCCGACTTACTAGTCCGGGTCGTGCGTGAGGCGGAACTGGCACCGCTGGACCCTGGCTTGCGCTCATTTCAGAACATCAATACACCGCAAGATTTGGCATTGGCCGAGTCTCTCCTCCCGCCGGTTTCATAA
- a CDS encoding glycosyltransferase family 9 protein, with protein MVAPRPSSIRPGVLLIHPGTLGDVLLARPAIALLRRQFPEHELALVSAEAVGQVLLHAHEIDRLFSLERNHLGELYAGEQDMTGEFQIWLSRCVLGIAWLSDADERIQRTLHEVGVQTVVMKSPASSDLASLHQTARFIETILGSEGGAPIVSRLTVSEIHKGLGCDLLSDVGLKNQSGLVAVHVGSGSRHKCLSPAVLSHVVGQLSEEGKRPFLLAGPADGESLQAVRTHMRKLVPAIEGAELAAVAGLLSMVDLYVGHDSGLTHLAAAVGRPTVACFGPTDAQRWRPLGEHVRTVIGPRCVCSSWSTVQACRDKPCLAIPPEQILAACREISAPW; from the coding sequence ATGGTCGCCCCGCGGCCCTCGTCGATCCGTCCCGGCGTGCTTCTGATTCATCCTGGGACGTTGGGCGATGTCCTGCTTGCTCGCCCCGCCATTGCTCTCCTGCGTCGCCAATTTCCTGAACATGAACTGGCGCTTGTCTCGGCAGAGGCTGTCGGACAAGTGTTGCTACATGCTCATGAGATTGATCGTCTGTTTTCCTTGGAGCGGAACCATTTGGGCGAGCTCTATGCAGGGGAGCAGGACATGACCGGAGAGTTTCAGATTTGGCTGAGCCGCTGCGTATTGGGAATTGCTTGGCTAAGCGATGCAGATGAGAGGATCCAGCGGACGCTGCATGAGGTTGGCGTGCAGACGGTCGTTATGAAATCCCCCGCCTCCAGCGATCTTGCATCGCTCCATCAGACGGCACGCTTCATCGAAACGATCCTCGGGTCGGAGGGGGGCGCTCCCATAGTCTCCAGGTTAACAGTATCTGAGATCCACAAAGGCTTGGGGTGCGATCTGTTGAGCGATGTGGGCCTGAAAAACCAATCCGGTCTTGTGGCTGTCCATGTTGGGAGCGGGAGCCGACACAAATGCCTTTCCCCAGCAGTGCTTTCCCATGTAGTTGGGCAGCTGAGTGAGGAGGGGAAGAGGCCATTCCTGCTGGCAGGGCCGGCGGATGGTGAGTCGCTGCAGGCTGTACGAACGCACATGAGGAAACTGGTTCCGGCAATTGAGGGTGCGGAACTCGCTGCGGTGGCGGGATTGCTCTCAATGGTAGATCTCTACGTTGGGCATGATTCCGGACTGACCCACTTGGCTGCCGCAGTCGGTCGGCCTACTGTCGCCTGCTTCGGGCCGACCGATGCTCAGCGGTGGCGGCCTCTTGGCGAGCATGTGCGCACGGTAATCGGGCCGCGCTGTGTCTGCAGCAGCTGGTCAACAGTTCAGGCCTGTCGTGACAAGCCGTGCTTGGCGATTCCGCCGGAGCAAATTCTGGCCGCCTGCCGGGAGATTTCGGCGCCTTGGTAA
- a CDS encoding PAS domain S-box protein, whose amino-acid sequence MSFWSRSHSLQRKIIAAIVLVGLLPVCLSLVLTYIEERRALRETLGANFKEVAVETARRIEMQVSRGVNEAQQLAATPFLRTAVTEANRTYHEKDEKAIQSMIKDWQQRWRQRDKKSEFPLFINRIVTNYLIRWHDIRKADYVGIFVTDNHGALVVSSIPQVEYYYGKTNWWQAIMHRRGQVYVGDIAFDPSFGTHVVNVTAPILDDEQRATIGAVTVLLRRDTLFHSVAEATVGRSGHAMLFSSDGAPLICPILAPEEHSVTPELVTALGSSQAGWATAANDSHGAQQALVGYAPVRLGEGLAPESMGGKRWVAFVRQDPEETFAPLSQLVLKVTVYGLCVLAVLLVTGFAVARRIARPIGLLHEGVLRIGSGSLDQRLELHTGDEIEHLAEAFNRMAANLRLSFGQIEQRMEEVRRLEEKYRDLIEHSPEMIYQLNKAGQFVHVNKTGLDKLGYALDEMLKMRLWELVPKGREADILVYLERLVSQGRSSIETVFLARDGHPIDVEIHATALFDSGGGGLVHSRAFVRDITERRILEAQVQRYTTQLEQAVNERTQQLVASQERYKALFDLVADSVFMVGEDGGIVAVNKREEQALGYAAAQVVGRSIFDVVDVAYHDEMKALLAEIIGGTRRVPTQEVTVHDAAGEERPVEMDLIQVRGSDHTWVMVQLRDITDRKRLERQMQIYQAELETKVRERTREIEETKQYLENLLENANDVIYTLDGSQCFTYVNSKIQAWGYQKEHLLGRPYLALLSKRHRGRRLKSTLDIGVKQVYEVEVLTRTGEPRLVMVSVSPLQGADGTILGVLGIARDMTDTKKLEQQIRNSEKLASVGKLAAGVAHEINNPLGGILNCLYNLRKGTLSPARQEEYLASMEDGLRRVQKIVRQLLDFSQQHNPELALADINQVVNRVLLLTDHLFSPHRVVLETDLDPDVPELMIDRHMMEQVLMNLVLNAIQAMRTGGLLKIRTFVDGTNCMVEIKDTGCGIPASVLPKIFDPFFTTKSEGEGTGLGLSVSLGIVERHGGKIFVDSEVGRGTTFTLSIPLTSERYAIGRFS is encoded by the coding sequence ATGTCGTTCTGGAGCCGGTCGCACAGCCTCCAGCGGAAGATCATTGCAGCCATCGTGCTGGTGGGTCTCCTACCGGTCTGTTTGTCCCTCGTACTGACCTATATCGAAGAGCGCCGGGCGCTTCGGGAAACGCTCGGGGCCAACTTTAAAGAAGTGGCCGTTGAGACGGCCCGCCGGATCGAGATGCAAGTGAGCCGGGGGGTCAATGAGGCCCAGCAGCTCGCGGCCACGCCGTTCCTTCGCACTGCGGTCACGGAAGCCAACCGCACCTACCACGAAAAAGACGAGAAGGCGATCCAGTCCATGATCAAGGACTGGCAGCAGCGTTGGCGGCAGCGTGACAAGAAAAGCGAATTTCCCCTCTTCATCAACCGGATCGTCACGAATTATCTGATTCGGTGGCACGATATCCGGAAGGCCGACTACGTCGGCATTTTCGTGACCGACAATCACGGCGCGTTGGTCGTGAGTTCCATCCCGCAGGTCGAATACTATTACGGCAAGACGAATTGGTGGCAGGCGATCATGCATCGCCGTGGCCAGGTCTATGTGGGCGACATCGCCTTCGATCCTTCCTTCGGGACTCACGTCGTCAACGTCACGGCTCCCATTCTCGACGATGAGCAGCGCGCAACGATCGGGGCTGTCACGGTTTTGCTTCGCCGCGACACGCTTTTTCACTCGGTCGCCGAAGCCACCGTGGGACGGTCGGGGCATGCCATGCTGTTCAGTTCGGACGGTGCGCCTCTGATCTGTCCGATCTTGGCGCCCGAGGAGCATTCCGTGACTCCGGAACTGGTCACAGCCTTGGGCTCCAGCCAGGCCGGGTGGGCGACCGCCGCCAATGATTCTCACGGCGCACAACAGGCCTTGGTTGGCTACGCCCCGGTTCGGCTCGGCGAGGGCTTGGCGCCGGAAAGCATGGGGGGGAAGCGATGGGTGGCGTTCGTCCGTCAGGATCCCGAGGAAACGTTCGCACCCCTTTCCCAGTTGGTCCTCAAAGTGACCGTCTATGGACTATGCGTACTGGCGGTCTTGCTCGTCACAGGGTTTGCCGTCGCGCGGCGGATCGCCCGTCCGATCGGGTTGTTGCACGAGGGCGTGCTGCGTATCGGCAGCGGGAGCTTGGATCAGCGGCTGGAGCTTCACACCGGTGATGAAATTGAGCACCTGGCCGAGGCCTTCAACAGGATGGCCGCCAACCTCCGACTCTCCTTCGGGCAGATTGAGCAGCGAATGGAGGAGGTGCGCCGACTGGAAGAAAAATATCGCGACCTGATCGAGCATTCCCCCGAGATGATCTATCAGCTCAATAAGGCAGGGCAGTTCGTCCACGTGAACAAGACGGGGCTCGACAAGCTGGGCTATGCGCTGGACGAAATGCTGAAAATGCGCCTGTGGGAGCTCGTGCCGAAGGGGCGGGAAGCCGATATTCTCGTCTATCTCGAGCGACTAGTCTCGCAGGGGCGGAGTTCGATTGAAACCGTCTTCCTGGCGCGAGACGGCCACCCGATCGACGTGGAAATCCATGCCACGGCCTTGTTCGATAGCGGCGGCGGCGGTTTGGTGCATTCCCGCGCGTTCGTGCGCGACATCACAGAACGACGCATTTTGGAAGCGCAGGTCCAGCGGTATACCACGCAGTTGGAGCAGGCTGTCAATGAGCGGACGCAGCAGCTGGTCGCCTCGCAGGAACGCTACAAGGCCCTGTTTGATCTGGTGGCCGATTCCGTCTTCATGGTAGGTGAGGACGGCGGGATTGTCGCGGTCAATAAGCGTGAAGAGCAGGCCTTGGGGTATGCGGCGGCGCAGGTGGTCGGCCGCAGCATCTTTGACGTGGTGGATGTCGCCTACCATGACGAGATGAAGGCGTTGTTGGCGGAGATCATCGGCGGGACGCGGCGTGTGCCGACGCAGGAGGTTACGGTCCACGACGCCGCGGGGGAAGAGCGGCCGGTGGAAATGGATTTGATTCAGGTGCGCGGCAGCGACCATACCTGGGTCATGGTGCAATTGCGCGACATTACCGACCGGAAGCGGCTTGAGCGGCAGATGCAGATCTATCAGGCCGAGTTGGAAACCAAAGTCCGCGAGCGGACGCGTGAGATCGAGGAAACAAAGCAATACTTGGAGAATCTGCTCGAGAATGCCAACGACGTCATTTATACGCTCGACGGCAGTCAATGTTTCACCTATGTGAACAGCAAAATTCAGGCTTGGGGGTATCAGAAAGAGCATTTGCTCGGACGGCCCTACTTGGCGCTTCTCTCCAAGCGGCACCGCGGTAGGCGTCTGAAATCGACGTTGGATATCGGCGTGAAGCAGGTCTACGAAGTCGAGGTGCTTACGAGGACCGGGGAGCCGAGGCTGGTCATGGTCAGCGTGTCCCCGCTGCAGGGGGCAGACGGTACGATCCTGGGGGTACTGGGCATCGCGCGTGACATGACTGATACCAAGAAACTGGAACAGCAAATACGAAATTCCGAGAAGCTGGCCTCCGTCGGTAAGTTGGCGGCGGGCGTCGCCCACGAGATCAACAACCCCTTGGGTGGCATCCTCAATTGTTTGTACAATCTTCGTAAGGGCACATTGTCGCCGGCCCGTCAGGAAGAGTATCTTGCCTCGATGGAGGACGGCTTGCGCCGTGTGCAGAAGATTGTGCGCCAACTGCTCGATTTCTCTCAGCAGCACAATCCTGAGTTGGCGTTGGCCGACATCAATCAGGTCGTGAACCGGGTGTTACTATTGACGGACCACCTGTTCAGTCCGCACCGCGTGGTCCTCGAGACTGATTTGGATCCCGACGTGCCCGAGTTGATGATCGATCGCCACATGATGGAACAGGTCTTGATGAACCTGGTGTTGAATGCGATTCAAGCAATGCGCACGGGTGGATTGCTGAAGATCCGGACCTTCGTGGATGGGACGAATTGCATGGTGGAGATCAAGGACACGGGGTGCGGTATTCCCGCTTCCGTGCTGCCGAAGATTTTTGATCCGTTCTTCACCACAAAAAGCGAGGGGGAGGGGACAGGTTTGGGCCTATCCGTCAGTTTGGGCATCGTAGAGCGGCACGGCGGAAAGATTTTCGTGGACAGCGAAGTGGGGCGAGGCACCACCTTTACGCTGTCGATTCCGTTGACATCTGAACGTTACGCCATCGGGAGGTTTTCGTGA